The proteins below come from a single Drosophila kikkawai strain 14028-0561.14 chromosome 3R, DkikHiC1v2, whole genome shotgun sequence genomic window:
- the LOC108080916 gene encoding uncharacterized protein — MEGHPIIWTLLLALCCCGSQLEVGASRLLSRMMPRVPEGWSCQNENIGGFSINLTELSGYWFEVARVPNVDVLACLNVSVPAEIENNTLSLGLNYISTVNNEWQFANESVTFPWTNDTQHGRFNLDYGIATVTYKMVYVNYSSVALLCGFSSISPIPLFKLFSRVPEISQRARDVIQYVANTYNVSDQIAWEEQSPDGCNGSAGQAPLAVLVGLMAALWCLSFRKRSLS, encoded by the exons ATGGAGGGCCACCCAATTATCTGGACGTTGTTGCTCGCCCTCTGCTGCTGCGGAAGCCAATTGGAGGTTGGAGCGAGTCGCTTGCTGAGCAGGATGATGCCCAGAGTGCCGGAAGGCTGGAGCTGTCAGAATGAAAACATAGGCGGATTCAGCATCAACCTGACTGAA CTTTCTGGCTACTGGTTCGAGGTTGCCCGAGTGCCCAATGTCGATGTTCTGGCATGCCTAAATGTCTCTGTTCCTGCCGAGATCGAGAACAACACCCTGTCGCTGGGCCTGAACTACATCAGCACGGTCAACAACGAATGGCAGTTCGCCAACGAGTCCGTCACCTTTCCCTGGACCAATGACACCCAACATGGACGCTTCAATCTGGACTACGGTATTGCCACTGTGACATACAAGATGGTTTACGTGAACTACAGTTCAGTGGCGCTCCTATGTGGCTTCAGCAGCATCTCGCCCATTCCGCTCTTCAAGCTCTTCTCCCGAGTCCCGGAGATTAGTCAGCGGGCGCGCGACGTCATCCAGTATGTGGCAAACACATACAACGTTTCCGACCAGATTGCGTGGGAGGAGCAGTCGCCGGACGGGTGCAACGGATCCGCTGGCCAGGCTCCTCTGGCTGTCCTAGTGGGTCTAATGGCAGCGCTGTGGTGCCTCAGCTTCCGCAAGCGATCTCTTAGTTAG